CGACGCAGCGGTAGCCGCTGGCTTCCAGGCGCGTGCGCATCTGTTCTACGTCGAGCTTCTGGCCGATATCCAGCACCAGGCTACTGCCGAGCAGGAACTTGGTCGGCGCCAGGCGGTGCAGCGCCGTGGTGATCGGCACCACCAGCACGCCGTGGGCCAGTTCCGGCAGGCGGTACAGGCTGGCGATGCGCTGGGAGATGATGTCCTGGTGCGGCGAGAACAGGTCGTAAGGCAGGGTTTCCCAGTCGGGAAAATGCAGCACCGGCAAATCCGGGGCGAAGAAGCTCAGCTCCTGCTCCAACCGTTCGGCACTTTGGCTGTCGGCGGTGAGCAGCAGGGTAAAGCGCTTGGCTGCGCTGGCAGCCTCGGCAATGGCCAGGCTCAGGGCGGCACCGGGCAGGTTGCCCCAGTGCTGTTTACCTGCCGCGGCAGGGAGAAGCGGTAGACGCAGAACGGGCACGGAAGGTTGAGCTCCAAGCGTTGCGACAAAGTCGGTAATTGTAACGGCCCCAGGTGCCGCCTGTCAGTTGCTGACTGTGCCTATTACGGTTTGTAGGAAATGTAGTGGCTAAGACAAACAATGACCGGTTTTGACTCAATATGTAGTGCCAAAATGCGCGAATGTTTAGGAGGGTTACGGACAAGTCGGCGATGGCGCTGGACTAGTGGCCTTCTGGAACCCGCGTATTTACTGGGCTGTAGCGCGACGGTATTTTTTTGCAAGGGCTTTTTGTTGCCCCTAGCGCATTGCTCAACGGCCAGTCGGGCGACATAATGTAGCCCCTTTTTTCTGCCCCTACATGTGGAAGGTTCCCGTGACTCAGAAGCCCGACCAGTGTCTTGGTGAATGGATCGACCGTGAAGCACTCGCAGAAGCGATGATTCCGCTTATCGGCCAGCTGTACCGCAATAACAATGTGGTGAGCTCGATCTATGGCCGCAGCCTGATCAACCAGTCTGTCATCGCGATTCTCAAAGCTCACCGCTTTGCGCGCCATCGCTCCGCCGACGACAGCGAACTCTCCGTCCACGAAACATTCCCACTGCTTAAAGCCATGAGCGAGCTCAAGCTCGGCGCGGCCTCGGTAGACCTGGGCAAGTTGGCCTACAAATTCCGCAAGGAAGGCGCCGGCCGCAGTGCCGAGCAGTTCGTGCGTGAAGAAATGGCCGATGTGGTTGGCCAGCAAAACGCCGCGGCCCGCAAAGGCACCGACGTGGTGCTGTACGGCTTCGGCCGTATCGGCCGCCTGCTGGCGCGCATCCTGATCGAGAAAACCGGTGGCGGTGACGGCCTGCGCCTGCGTGCCATCGTGGTGCGCAAAGGCGCCGAAAACGACCTGACCAAACGCGCCAGCCTGCTGCGTCGCGATTCGGTACACGGCTCGTTCAACGGCACCATCACCATTGACGAAGAAAACAACACCATCACCGCCAACGGTAACCTGATCCAGGTGATCTACGCGAAGAACCCGACCGAGGTGGATTACACCCAGTACGGCATCCAGGACGCCCTGCTGGTGGACAACACCGGCGTATGGCGTGATGCCGAGGGCCTGGGCCAGCACCTGGCTTGCCCGGGTATCGACCGTGTCGTGTTGACCGCGCCTGGCAAAGGCAAGCTCAAGAACATCGTGCACGGCATCAACCACGCTGAAATCACCGCTGACGACAAGATCGTGTCCGCCGCTTCCTGCACCACCAACGCCATCGTGCCGGTGCTCAAAGCTGTGAATGACAAGTTCGGCATCGTCAACGGCCACGTTGAAACCGTTCACTCGTACACCAACGACCAGAACCTGATCGACAACTTCCACAAGGGCGATCGCCGTGGCCGTAGCGCCGCGTTGAACATGGTGATCACCGAGACCGGTGCTGCCACCGCTGCTGCCAAGGCCCTGCCTGAGCTGGCCGGCAAGCTGACCGGTAACGCGATCCGTGTACCGACGCCGAACGTGTCGATGGCCATTCTCAACCTCAACCTTGAGAAAGCAGCCACCCGTGAAGAGATGAACGAGTACCTGCGCTACATGGCGCTGCACTCCGATCTGCACAAGCAAATCGACTTCGTCAACTCGCAGGAAGTGGTCTCCACCGACTTCGTTGGCTCGCGCCACGCCGGTGTGGTGGACGCTGAAGCGACCATCACCCAGGACAACCGTGTTGTGCTGTACGTGTGGTACGACAACGAGTTTGGCTACAGCTGCCAGGTGGTTCGCGTGATGGAAGACATGGCTGGGGTCAACCCGCCTGCGTTCCCGCGCTAAGCCTTTGGGCTGAATGAGAAAGCCCCGACTGGTTCGGGGCTTTTTCATGCCTGTGGGTTTTGTGTTGCTGGGTAGGGCCTCTTCGGGAGCAAGCCCCCTCCCACATTTGAATGTATTTGCAGATCAGAATGTGGGAGGGGCGGTGCGACGATTCGACTTGCTCCCGATAGCGATGGCTCAGTCGACACATTAAACAGATAAGAGTTGTCGCATAATGCTCATCCTGAAATCGGCGCTAATTTGCGTCCTGTAGTATGGCAACACTGGCCTACGACGCGACCAAGGGTTAATGTTCGCGGCGCTCGGCCTTCTATAGACTGTGCCCCGGTTCACACACTTGAGCCAAATTGTCCTTCATGACCGCTGGCCGCGGCATGATTTAGCCAGGCGTCCAACCGTACGCCTGGCCTGTTCTGAGGAGTACGCATGGCTGTCTACAACTATGACGTGGTGGTACTGGGTTCCGGCCCGGCTGGAGAAGGTGCGGCGATGAACGCTGCCAAAGCAGGGCGCAAGGTGGCGATGGTCGATAGCCGTCGTCAGGTCGGCGGTAACTGCACCCACCTGGGTACCATCCCGTCCAAGGCGTTGCGTCACTCCGTGCGCCAGATCATGCAGTTCAACACCAACCCGATGTTCCGGGCTATTGGCGAGCCGCGCTGGTTCTCGTTCCCGGACGTGTTGAAAAGCGCCGAAAAA
This genomic stretch from Pseudomonas synxantha BG33R harbors:
- a CDS encoding glyceraldehyde-3-phosphate dehydrogenase, producing the protein MWKVPVTQKPDQCLGEWIDREALAEAMIPLIGQLYRNNNVVSSIYGRSLINQSVIAILKAHRFARHRSADDSELSVHETFPLLKAMSELKLGAASVDLGKLAYKFRKEGAGRSAEQFVREEMADVVGQQNAAARKGTDVVLYGFGRIGRLLARILIEKTGGGDGLRLRAIVVRKGAENDLTKRASLLRRDSVHGSFNGTITIDEENNTITANGNLIQVIYAKNPTEVDYTQYGIQDALLVDNTGVWRDAEGLGQHLACPGIDRVVLTAPGKGKLKNIVHGINHAEITADDKIVSAASCTTNAIVPVLKAVNDKFGIVNGHVETVHSYTNDQNLIDNFHKGDRRGRSAALNMVITETGAATAAAKALPELAGKLTGNAIRVPTPNVSMAILNLNLEKAATREEMNEYLRYMALHSDLHKQIDFVNSQEVVSTDFVGSRHAGVVDAEATITQDNRVVLYVWYDNEFGYSCQVVRVMEDMAGVNPPAFPR